Part of the Brevibacillus brevis genome is shown below.
CTCGATTCATTTTGTCCCGGCGTCATGGGTCCACCTCCTCCGTCTCCTGTACTACCTTTTATATGAACGGGGGGTGGCCATTGCTTGTACTCGTACCCTTCTTCCCTTACCGGTAGCGAAAAAAGGCTGTCTCAGAAAATCATTCGGGGCGCTGCGCTGTAAGGAAGAAGCGATGCGTCGGAATATCGATATACCCCTCCGCTTCTATTCGATTATGCAGGGACAGCAGCCGGTCTGCATGGCTCTCCACGGAAAAGCCGGGAAATTGCCAGATGATCGCGTTTACGTAGTAGACGATTGCCCCGATGTCGTAATAGCGCGTGAAGCCCATCTCTTCCTTTTGCTGCAGAATGGCAAAGCCGGCCTCCCGAAGCTCCTCTACGGCGTAGGCGAGGTTCCAGTGCGAATACTCGCCCGAGGACGGTATGTCCAGCAAGCGGTTCAACTCGAGGTTGTCCTGCCCTCCTACCTGCTGGGTGACAAACACGCCTCCGTCTGTGAGCACGCGATACACTTCCGCGGGAATATAGGCTTCATGTCTGTTCACCACCAGCTCGAACGACTGGTCGGGAAAAGGCAGATCCTCTTCCCCGTCCGCTTCGGCGACGGCAACCCCCAACGGTTCCAGACGATTGCGGGCGATCTGGACGTTGGGCGGATAGCCTTCGGTGGCGACCGTCTGCGCCGGGAGTGGCCGAAGCATCGAAAGCAGCTCGCCGCCTCCCGTGCCCATGTCGAGCATCGACGCTTTCCCCTTCATCCTTTGCTGGACGACGCTCGCGTAGTTCCAAGACAAGGGAGAATCCTGCATCCTTCCAGTCCCGGTCAAATAAGAAAAGTCCCACCCCTCGAAGGGCTGCTCGGCCTCTTTGCACAAATATTCGATCCACTCTGTTCGGTTCATTCCGTTTGCCTCCTTGCGTTTGTCTTCCCTGCTTACGTCCGACCTGAGACGGAGATAAAATCCGGCCCCGGTACGTGTGGGTCTGAGACGTTCCTCTTTATCATAGAAAGCGAACTTATTTTCGGGGGGAAATGATCATGCCCGATTTTACTTTGCTGGCAGGGGTCGATCAAGGATTGTACATCGTTGTCTTCGTCCTCGCGCTTGTTTTTGCCTTTCGCGCCGGACGCCTCGCCGCGCGTCCGCCCGGCCCCGCTATGGCAAGCAGCGCCCGCTGGACCTTTTCTCTGGGCTGCCTGACGCTTTTGGCCGCGGTGGCGCAATGGCTGCAGACGTGGCTCATGTTCGACTCCTTCGGCTGGCTTTACATAAACGACAAGCTGCTCGGCTTTCTGCCGCTTATCCTGGCTCCCGCGATCGCAGTTGCGCTGGTGTCTTTGCCGCGCCTTTGGAGGTTGGGGGTTCGCGTGCTTCCCTTCCCCGTCCGAACAGACGCATCCGACGAGGAACAGGCGGCTTGGCGAATGGCGGCAGCCGCGCCGGAAACAATCGTCCCTATTCACGCCTTGTCCCTGGGGGCCTTCCTCGCCGCTGCGCTGCAGTTCGTTTCCCCTGCTGTCACGCTGGATACCGGGGCGCTCATCGGCGCATGGGGAACGCTGATCGCCGGCACCTCCGCCCTCTGGATCGGGCAGTCATGGCGCCAGCAACGGTTCGGCCGTCCCGGACCGCTGCACAAAGCCCATCCGCTGATCCGCTTCCTGCGCTTCGCCATCCTTCTCCTCCTCGTATGGGGCGGCATCGCCACTTGGTTCAACCAGGCGCTGGAAGCAAGCCGCTTGCCTGACAGGATGAACATGGCGGAGCCTAGCGCAGGCGGACAGGAGAACAGGCATGCCCATGCAGCAAATGCGCAAGAGCAGCATGCCTCCGGTGTATCCCGCGGTCAATCAGTCAGCGTGACGGAATTGACGGGACCCCGATCGGAAATTCCCGATCGGCGGTTTACACTGACGGCACAAAAAACGCAGCTCTCGCTCCCTTCCGGCAAAAGCGTGGAAGCCTGGACGTACAACGGCCAATATCCCGGCCCTGAATTGCGGATGCGGGAGGGCGAGCTGATCGAGGTCGTGCTGGAGAACAAGGACATCCCCGAAGGTGTCACGATTCACTGGCACGGCCTGAACGTCCCGAATGCAGAAGACGGAGTGGCCGGCGCTACCCAGGACGCCGTGCTGCCCGGAGAGAAGCACGTGTACCGGTTCGTGGCCAAACAAACGGGAACGTATTGGTATCATTCGCACCAGCAGTCATCCGTACAGGTAAAAAAGGGGCTGTTTGGCCCGCTCGTCATCGAATCGGCAAATGAAGCAAAATCGCCAAAGCAGCCGTCTCTTGATCTTACCCTCGTACACCACAAGCTGAACGGAGGGGGCGGCTTCACGCTAAGCGGCAAGCAGGGAGTCACAAAGGAGCAGGCCGCACCCGGCACGCCTGTCCGCCTGCGTCTTATCAACGCCGACAGCAGCCCGGCCTACTTCCAGCTCCTGGGCTCCCCTTATCAGGTCGCCGCAATAGACGGAAACGATGTGCACGATCCAAATCTGATCGCAAACCAGACGCTGCTGATCGCGGCTGGCGGTCGATACGACATCACCTTTACCATGCCGCAGCGGCCCGTCTTTCTTTCCCAGTCAAGATCGGACGGAGGCCGCGGGCTCCTGCTCAGTCCGGACGGAACGGGAGAAGCACCCCCTCCCCATCCGGAT
Proteins encoded:
- a CDS encoding class I SAM-dependent methyltransferase codes for the protein MNRTEWIEYLCKEAEQPFEGWDFSYLTGTGRMQDSPLSWNYASVVQQRMKGKASMLDMGTGGGELLSMLRPLPAQTVATEGYPPNVQIARNRLEPLGVAVAEADGEEDLPFPDQSFELVVNRHEAYIPAEVYRVLTDGGVFVTQQVGGQDNLELNRLLDIPSSGEYSHWNLAYAVEELREAGFAILQQKEEMGFTRYYDIGAIVYYVNAIIWQFPGFSVESHADRLLSLHNRIEAEGYIDIPTHRFFLTAQRPE
- a CDS encoding multicopper oxidase family protein — protein: MPDFTLLAGVDQGLYIVVFVLALVFAFRAGRLAARPPGPAMASSARWTFSLGCLTLLAAVAQWLQTWLMFDSFGWLYINDKLLGFLPLILAPAIAVALVSLPRLWRLGVRVLPFPVRTDASDEEQAAWRMAAAAPETIVPIHALSLGAFLAAALQFVSPAVTLDTGALIGAWGTLIAGTSALWIGQSWRQQRFGRPGPLHKAHPLIRFLRFAILLLLVWGGIATWFNQALEASRLPDRMNMAEPSAGGQENRHAHAANAQEQHASGVSRGQSVSVTELTGPRSEIPDRRFTLTAQKTQLSLPSGKSVEAWTYNGQYPGPELRMREGELIEVVLENKDIPEGVTIHWHGLNVPNAEDGVAGATQDAVLPGEKHVYRFVAKQTGTYWYHSHQQSSVQVKKGLFGPLVIESANEAKSPKQPSLDLTLVHHKLNGGGGFTLSGKQGVTKEQAAPGTPVRLRLINADSSPAYFQLLGSPYQVAAIDGNDVHDPNLIANQTLLIAAGGRYDITFTMPQRPVFLSQSRSDGGRGLLLSPDGTGEAPPPHPDLPVFDPAGYGSPVPLPFDRAARFDRDFRFVFDVQLGFYDGRLDGLWAINGKVFPDTPMLMVQEGDLVKMTFVNRSYMDHPMHLHGHHMLVLSRNGTATTGSPWWTDTLNVAPGETYEVAFRADNPGLWMDHCHNLTHARVGMTMHLVYEGVTTPFLMGRQTRNQPE